A stretch of [Clostridium] innocuum DNA encodes these proteins:
- a CDS encoding YolD-like family protein yields MNQQNIHSYDDIIHLSRPISKKHPQMPIRDRAAQFAPFAALTGHKEAISETERLTDAKRILDENRNMLNNERLQEILLHIKEQPKIRVTYFKADERKEGGAYLTLIMNLKRIDDYNRRLIFSDHSWIPLDDIYEIELIGR; encoded by the coding sequence GTGAATCAACAGAACATACACAGCTATGACGATATTATCCATCTTTCACGTCCGATATCAAAAAAGCATCCGCAAATGCCGATAAGAGATCGAGCTGCCCAGTTTGCGCCATTTGCTGCATTGACAGGACATAAGGAAGCAATCAGTGAAACAGAGCGGCTGACGGATGCAAAAAGAATTCTGGATGAAAACAGAAATATGCTGAACAATGAGCGTCTGCAGGAAATTCTGCTGCATATCAAGGAACAGCCTAAGATCAGGGTTACCTACTTCAAGGCGGATGAACGAAAAGAAGGTGGTGCATATCTTACTCTGATTATGAATCTGAAACGCATTGATGACTATAACCGCAGACTTATTTTCAGCGACCACTCCTGGATACCGCTGGATGATATCTATGAAATCGAGCTGATAGGCCGGTAG
- a CDS encoding DUF4097 domain-containing protein yields the protein MKYNKEQLLKAIPVLCILLGVLLIGGGFAMADFKMENMRTVEQKPFIKKEKTFSADNLAYIQIDTHYSEINILPSEDSEIHVQYEENEDYPIRATADSSVLRLKRESPTFQFRWFDFQQDIMVPITLKLPKKLLSKLEVDTSYGNVTVHDLSFQDITISNAHGNVNLAKLQTEALTLDVPYGSLLLDDTSCQQMLQIESEHGDLITKKLQAKQAMITSAYTDISMDDTVIAQDFQLFHEHAPINLGNLKAHALRIESAYGDIRSTRLEIAEKAIFSTEHSDITLQKLSAKELHMETAYGDTVLSEADAGSIFTEGEHGSFTAAVKGSIEDFSILSEAEHGENTLPTKYENKTGRKLQINLAYGDINVRFQK from the coding sequence ATGAAATACAATAAAGAGCAGCTGCTGAAAGCCATTCCTGTTTTGTGTATCCTGCTGGGGGTACTCCTGATTGGCGGAGGCTTTGCAATGGCTGATTTTAAAATGGAGAACATGCGAACTGTAGAGCAGAAACCATTTATCAAAAAAGAAAAGACCTTTTCTGCGGACAACCTCGCCTATATTCAAATCGACACTCATTACAGTGAAATCAATATCCTTCCCTCCGAAGACAGCGAAATACACGTACAATACGAGGAAAATGAGGATTATCCAATCCGTGCTACTGCAGATTCCTCTGTCCTGCGGCTGAAAAGGGAATCTCCCACCTTTCAGTTTCGCTGGTTTGATTTTCAACAGGACATTATGGTACCTATCACTTTAAAGCTGCCGAAAAAACTTCTCAGCAAGCTGGAGGTGGATACTTCCTATGGCAATGTGACAGTGCATGATCTGTCGTTTCAGGATATCACCATCAGCAACGCACACGGAAATGTAAACCTTGCAAAGCTGCAAACAGAAGCATTGACACTGGATGTTCCATATGGAAGTTTGTTACTGGATGATACAAGCTGTCAGCAGATGCTGCAGATTGAGAGTGAGCACGGGGACCTCATCACCAAAAAGCTGCAGGCAAAGCAGGCGATGATCACCTCCGCATATACGGATATCAGCATGGATGATACGGTGATAGCACAAGATTTTCAGCTTTTTCATGAACATGCGCCTATCAATCTCGGAAATCTAAAGGCACATGCACTGCGGATAGAAAGCGCTTATGGGGATATCCGAAGCACAAGGCTTGAAATTGCGGAAAAAGCGATATTTTCAACTGAACATTCCGATATCACCCTGCAAAAGCTTTCAGCAAAGGAATTGCATATGGAAACCGCTTATGGGGATACCGTGCTTTCAGAAGCAGATGCCGGAAGCATCTTTACCGAGGGTGAGCACGGAAGCTTTACAGCTGCTGTAAAAGGCAGTATTGAGGATTTCAGTATTCTTTCCGAGGCAGAGCATGGAGAAAATACGCTGCCAACAAAATATGAAAACAAAACCGGTCGCAAGCTGCAAATCAATCTGGCATACGGCGATATCAATGTGAGATTTCAGAAATAG
- a CDS encoding DUF1700 domain-containing protein produces the protein MNKQEFITLLEKRLFELPQVEKEHLLNYYNETIEDRIEDGMSEAEAVASLDSVEDIVKQIYSERAVSFKEEEKPAHSRQRWRIVLIVLLSPFWATLLCVFAMIYLLLWTLIALLFCSMLAFACFIFGGIWNLIPIWKANAAPGLVLLGTLFLCIGLLPLCWRLLRVSIIWLKQKTIIWIGMIKHTFAKAVK, from the coding sequence TTGAATAAACAGGAATTTATAACACTGCTGGAAAAGCGATTATTTGAGCTTCCGCAGGTGGAAAAGGAGCATCTTTTAAATTATTACAATGAAACGATTGAGGATCGCATCGAGGACGGCATGAGTGAAGCAGAGGCTGTAGCAAGTCTGGATTCCGTTGAAGATATCGTGAAGCAGATATACAGCGAGCGCGCTGTATCGTTCAAAGAGGAAGAAAAGCCCGCACACAGTCGGCAAAGATGGAGGATTGTCCTGATCGTGCTGCTATCTCCATTCTGGGCAACACTGCTTTGCGTCTTCGCAATGATATATCTGCTGCTTTGGACACTGATTGCCTTATTGTTTTGCAGTATGCTGGCATTTGCCTGCTTTATCTTTGGAGGCATTTGGAATCTGATTCCAATCTGGAAAGCGAACGCCGCACCCGGACTCGTCCTGCTCGGCACTCTCTTTCTTTGCATCGGATTGCTTCCGCTGTGCTGGAGGCTTCTGAGGGTTTCAATTATCTGGCTAAAGCAGAAGACGATCATCTGGATCGGCATGATAAAGCACACATTTGCAAAGGCGGTGAAGTAA
- a CDS encoding PadR family transcriptional regulator: MDTQLKKGLLEICVLAALKKEDSYGYKIVKDISPYIEISESTLYPILRRLENSKCLSIYSVEHRGRLRKYYRITDIGIARIQDFLAGWQSMLNIYEFIKGGDGFE, encoded by the coding sequence ATGGATACACAGCTGAAAAAAGGGCTGCTGGAAATCTGCGTCCTTGCTGCATTGAAGAAAGAGGATTCCTATGGCTATAAGATCGTAAAGGATATTTCTCCATATATAGAAATCTCGGAATCAACCTTGTATCCCATACTAAGACGGCTGGAAAACAGCAAATGCCTCAGTATTTATTCCGTTGAACACCGCGGACGTCTGAGAAAATATTATAGGATTACAGACATCGGTATCGCCCGCATTCAGGATTTTCTGGCGGGATGGCAATCCATGCTGAATATTTACGAATTTATCAAAGGAGGGGATGGATTTGAATAA
- a CDS encoding MarR family transcriptional regulator, producing MDVMMNAMEQVSLFCRLNMNTRRALPIRSSEMGMLIYLVKTDGEKTAKGIADFFKVTKAMATNMSSALLKNGFLEKQQQENDKRSFLLLPTAKAVQLVNETYEEYMKEMHILKKNMGGDAFNSLIALLELANDILLEEKSNG from the coding sequence ATGGATGTTATGATGAACGCAATGGAGCAGGTATCATTATTTTGCCGACTGAATATGAACACCAGACGTGCGCTGCCCATTCGCTCCAGTGAAATGGGAATGCTGATCTATCTCGTGAAAACCGATGGTGAAAAAACAGCAAAGGGAATCGCTGATTTTTTCAAGGTGACAAAGGCGATGGCAACCAATATGAGCTCTGCACTGCTGAAAAACGGCTTTCTTGAAAAGCAGCAGCAGGAAAACGATAAGCGCAGCTTTCTTTTATTGCCGACAGCGAAAGCAGTGCAGCTGGTAAATGAAACATATGAGGAATATATGAAGGAAATGCATATTTTGAAAAAGAATATGGGAGGAGATGCATTTAACAGCTTGATCGCTCTACTGGAACTGGCAAATGACATATTACTGGAGGAAAAGAGCAATGGGTAA
- a CDS encoding NmrA family NAD(P)-binding protein, which yields MGKILVSGASGNVGRYVVKYALAAGQEVKAAGTDVKRLAKLFPDVEAVEFDFMKPSTFVSALRDVDRVFIMRPPHLGNPKDLKPFIDALQKQRSIQLVSFLSLMGVEKNPVPPHHKIEKYIEQAGLPYCHIRPSFFMQNISGVHAFEIQHFNRIVVPVKHAVTSFIDAEDIGELTARVLCDAPKHQNTSYTITGAEAIDYWEVARILSEELGRRIVYTNPKPSFAKKYWISVRGLEKKYCTVMGMLYMMTRCKGAKKVTTDFEEVMQKKPKSFRQFVRDNAEAWE from the coding sequence ATGGGTAAAATACTGGTAAGCGGAGCATCCGGGAATGTTGGCAGATATGTTGTGAAATATGCTCTGGCGGCAGGACAGGAGGTCAAAGCGGCCGGTACGGATGTAAAGCGTCTTGCGAAGCTGTTTCCGGATGTGGAAGCAGTGGAGTTTGATTTTATGAAGCCATCCACGTTTGTATCTGCCTTGCGGGATGTGGACAGGGTGTTTATTATGCGTCCACCGCATCTTGGCAATCCAAAGGATCTAAAGCCTTTCATTGATGCGTTGCAAAAGCAGAGGTCTATTCAGCTTGTAAGCTTTCTTTCCCTTATGGGAGTGGAGAAGAATCCCGTGCCGCCGCATCATAAGATTGAAAAGTATATCGAGCAGGCGGGACTGCCGTATTGTCATATACGCCCAAGCTTCTTTATGCAGAATATCAGTGGCGTTCATGCTTTTGAAATACAGCATTTCAACAGGATTGTTGTTCCCGTAAAGCATGCCGTAACAAGCTTTATTGATGCCGAGGATATCGGAGAGCTGACAGCAAGGGTGCTATGTGATGCGCCCAAGCATCAAAATACAAGCTATACCATAACAGGTGCTGAAGCGATAGATTATTGGGAGGTGGCCAGGATTTTATCGGAGGAGCTGGGAAGAAGAATCGTCTATACGAATCCAAAGCCGTCATTTGCTAAAAAGTACTGGATCAGCGTGCGAGGTCTGGAGAAAAAGTATTGCACGGTGATGGGGATGCTCTATATGATGACACGGTGTAAAGGTGCAAAAAAGGTCACTACTGATTTTGAAGAGGTTATGCAGAAAAAGCCGAAAAGCTTTCGTCAGTTTGTCAGAGATAATGCTGAAGCGTGGGAATAG
- a CDS encoding PRD domain-containing protein has protein sequence MKITQVFNNNVVLVCADKGEMVVLGTGIGFRKKAGDEIDTSLIKKKFILEKTQQFNEIASVFEMLDQEELEIIFEIVNDVKQRLDLKISDSIYPALADHIHYVIQRARSNMSLKCPLSNEVRYLYPQEYKVCLDYVVWLNQKFDVHLKEDEACSIVLHLFNAERDDVTFDQTVKETKIMKDIVDIVRLNYGMEFDEHSFVYHRFILHLQYFAKRILHQETFESNDISLVELVKTNYQKAFNCVEKIADYLMDTYSYKISNDEFVYLTIHIKKITEK, from the coding sequence ATGAAAATCACCCAGGTGTTTAATAACAATGTTGTTCTAGTCTGCGCAGACAAAGGGGAAATGGTTGTTTTAGGAACAGGCATTGGTTTTCGAAAAAAGGCTGGGGATGAAATTGACACTTCATTGATTAAAAAGAAATTCATTCTTGAAAAAACACAGCAGTTTAATGAAATAGCTAGCGTTTTTGAAATGCTGGATCAGGAGGAATTGGAAATAATCTTTGAAATCGTCAATGATGTAAAACAACGACTTGATCTGAAAATCAGTGACAGCATATATCCTGCTCTTGCAGATCACATTCATTATGTGATACAAAGAGCTCGATCCAACATGTCGTTGAAGTGTCCCTTAAGTAATGAGGTAAGATATTTATATCCACAGGAATATAAGGTATGCTTAGACTATGTTGTTTGGCTGAATCAAAAATTCGATGTTCATTTAAAAGAAGATGAAGCATGTTCCATAGTTTTACATCTCTTCAATGCAGAGCGTGACGATGTCACATTTGATCAAACAGTAAAAGAAACTAAGATTATGAAAGACATTGTTGATATTGTCCGTTTGAATTATGGGATGGAATTTGATGAACATAGCTTTGTATATCACCGTTTTATTCTACATCTTCAATATTTCGCAAAACGAATTTTACATCAGGAAACATTTGAATCAAATGATATTTCTCTTGTAGAACTCGTTAAAACAAATTATCAGAAGGCATTCAACTGTGTTGAGAAAATTGCGGATTATCTGATGGATACCTACAGTTATAAAATCAGTAATGATGAGTTTGTATATCTTACAATACATATTAAAAAAATTACAGAAAAATGA
- a CDS encoding PTS transporter subunit EIIC, whose product MHDLAKEIIKLVGGKENINSLTHCATRLRFRLVDTKKANGTAIKNLDGVLTVVESGGQYQVVIGEKVAEVYDAIMNELGYLNPLDESQKKKSKNIFGAFLDLASGVFNPTLGVLAAGGIIRGILALVVALGLLDTASGTYVILNATGYAVFYFFPIFLGYSAAKKFKIDPLLGMAIGAALVYPDMVNGTSSDALYQLFTGSLLQSDVQMEFLGIPVILMDYTSTVIPIIAATYFASKLHGWLNKILPTLVKKVFLPCFVLVITVPLALIVIGPISTWACSAVGNAVSFLFEINGVITSALLGFFWQILVMFGLHWGLLPVAMNNLAVNGYDYIFPVASIAAYATGGAVLAVFFLSKKPETKELSLTSFFPVLFSAITEPAIYGVTIPLKKPFMAANIATALGGIILGLFHTKTYFMASDSFFGAPSYIEPDGTFGSGFWGLIIAWIVVMVAAFILTCIFGIKEDEVSVKEQGKKKEKEKTAALQRIQVFAPVKGKVIPLQEIHDEVFASGSMGEGIAILPEDNKICSPVKGTVSFLFPTAHAIGIQSEDGAEILIHIGIDSAELQNIFTACTSVGQEVEQGDVLITFDLDKLKKECKEAVVPVIVTNSKSYLDILKEQQNCVNQDELMFTLVR is encoded by the coding sequence ATGCACGATTTAGCAAAAGAAATTATTAAATTAGTAGGTGGTAAAGAAAACATAAACAGCTTAACACACTGTGCGACTAGATTGCGTTTTCGCCTTGTAGATACAAAGAAAGCGAATGGAACCGCGATAAAAAATCTGGATGGAGTACTTACTGTTGTTGAAAGCGGTGGACAATATCAGGTCGTGATTGGAGAAAAAGTTGCTGAAGTATATGATGCAATCATGAATGAACTAGGTTATTTGAATCCATTGGATGAAAGTCAGAAAAAGAAGTCAAAGAATATTTTTGGAGCATTTTTAGATTTGGCTTCCGGCGTATTCAATCCGACGCTTGGTGTTCTTGCGGCTGGTGGTATCATTCGTGGTATTCTCGCTTTAGTGGTAGCTTTAGGCTTATTAGATACAGCGTCCGGTACCTATGTGATATTAAATGCAACAGGCTATGCAGTATTCTATTTCTTTCCAATATTTCTGGGATACTCAGCCGCAAAGAAATTTAAAATTGATCCCTTACTTGGCATGGCTATAGGAGCTGCCTTGGTATATCCGGATATGGTTAACGGTACCTCATCAGATGCATTGTACCAATTGTTTACAGGATCTTTATTGCAATCTGATGTCCAAATGGAATTTCTGGGGATACCGGTTATTCTGATGGATTATACATCTACTGTGATTCCAATCATTGCTGCTACATATTTTGCAAGTAAACTACATGGCTGGTTGAATAAAATTTTGCCTACACTTGTCAAAAAGGTTTTTCTTCCCTGCTTTGTTTTGGTAATTACCGTCCCGCTGGCTTTAATTGTAATAGGACCGATTTCCACATGGGCATGCTCTGCTGTCGGGAATGCAGTTTCCTTCCTCTTTGAAATTAATGGTGTTATAACATCTGCGCTATTGGGCTTCTTCTGGCAGATTCTAGTTATGTTTGGTTTACACTGGGGCTTGCTGCCTGTCGCAATGAACAATTTAGCAGTAAACGGTTATGATTATATTTTTCCAGTAGCATCCATTGCCGCCTATGCTACAGGAGGAGCTGTACTGGCTGTTTTCTTCCTTTCAAAAAAGCCGGAAACAAAAGAGCTTAGTTTAACTTCATTCTTCCCGGTTTTATTCAGTGCTATTACAGAACCGGCTATCTATGGTGTAACCATCCCGTTAAAAAAACCTTTCATGGCTGCGAATATTGCAACAGCTTTAGGAGGGATTATCTTAGGATTATTTCACACGAAGACTTATTTTATGGCATCGGACAGTTTCTTCGGGGCTCCTTCCTATATTGAACCGGACGGAACGTTTGGAAGTGGATTCTGGGGACTGATTATTGCATGGATTGTTGTTATGGTTGCTGCATTTATTCTGACTTGCATCTTCGGTATCAAGGAAGATGAAGTGAGTGTTAAGGAACAGGGAAAAAAGAAAGAGAAGGAAAAAACAGCAGCATTGCAAAGGATTCAAGTTTTTGCACCGGTTAAAGGTAAGGTGATTCCATTACAGGAGATACATGACGAAGTATTTGCCAGTGGCTCTATGGGAGAGGGGATTGCCATCCTACCGGAAGATAACAAAATATGTTCCCCGGTTAAAGGAACTGTGAGTTTCCTGTTTCCAACCGCCCACGCTATTGGTATCCAATCGGAGGATGGTGCAGAAATCCTGATTCATATCGGTATTGATTCTGCTGAACTGCAGAATATATTTACAGCTTGCACAAGTGTTGGACAAGAGGTAGAACAGGGGGATGTGTTGATAACCTTTGATCTGGATAAGCTGAAAAAAGAATGCAAAGAAGCAGTTGTACCGGTTATAGTAACAAATTCAAAAAGTTATCTGGATATATTAAAAGAGCAACAGAATTGTGTAAATCAGGATGAGCTGATGTTTACACTTGTACGATAG
- a CDS encoding family 1 glycosylhydrolase codes for MGFPEGFLWGGATAANQCEGAWNEDGKGINSSDVMTAGDVNKKREITEEIKEGTYYPSHNAIDHYHHYKEDIALFAEMGFTCYRFSINWTRVFPNGDDAAPNEAGLQFYDRIIDECLKYKITPLITISHYETPLGLLKYDSWIGRTTVDCFLRYCETIFKRYKGKVRHWLTFNEINCMSSTPWTAGAVPKQDEASVMIAAYHQLLASAKAVKLAHEIDPENKVGMMYGGLFSYPYSCDPDDVIRNMEYMHEQLFYCDVQCRGYYPAYKKKDLEKKGISLPICEGDEEALKKGTVDFLSYSYYFSLVSGKNTELKDAFDTGYRNPYLKETPWGWSMDEQGLRYSLNLLYDRYQIPLMIVENGMGMYDKLEEDKTVHDPYRIDYLKRHIKEMEKAIDLDGVDVMGYTTWGCIDLVSAGTGQMEKRYGFIYVDVDDQGNGSFERYRKDSFYWYQKVIASNGKELD; via the coding sequence ATGGGATTTCCAGAAGGTTTTTTATGGGGCGGAGCAACAGCCGCTAATCAATGTGAAGGTGCATGGAATGAGGATGGCAAAGGAATTAACTCTTCAGATGTTATGACAGCAGGGGATGTAAATAAAAAAAGAGAAATAACAGAAGAAATAAAAGAAGGTACATATTATCCAAGTCATAACGCGATTGATCACTATCACCATTATAAGGAAGATATTGCATTATTTGCTGAAATGGGGTTTACTTGTTATCGTTTTTCTATTAACTGGACCAGGGTATTTCCTAATGGGGATGACGCTGCTCCAAATGAGGCAGGCTTACAATTTTATGATCGAATAATTGATGAATGCCTTAAGTATAAGATTACACCGCTTATTACGATATCACATTATGAAACACCGCTTGGTTTACTGAAATACGATTCCTGGATAGGAAGAACAACCGTCGACTGTTTTCTTCGTTATTGTGAAACGATTTTCAAAAGATACAAAGGAAAAGTAAGGCATTGGCTGACTTTTAATGAAATCAATTGTATGTCTTCCACTCCCTGGACAGCTGGTGCGGTTCCTAAACAGGATGAAGCATCCGTCATGATTGCAGCTTATCATCAGTTGCTTGCCAGCGCAAAAGCTGTAAAGCTGGCTCATGAAATAGACCCTGAGAATAAGGTTGGAATGATGTATGGCGGTTTATTTTCCTATCCATATAGCTGTGATCCGGATGATGTTATACGTAATATGGAATATATGCATGAACAGTTGTTCTATTGCGACGTGCAATGCCGCGGCTATTATCCGGCATATAAAAAGAAAGACCTTGAAAAGAAGGGGATTAGTTTACCTATATGTGAAGGGGATGAGGAGGCTCTTAAAAAGGGAACGGTGGATTTCCTGTCTTATAGTTATTATTTCTCTCTTGTGAGTGGGAAAAATACAGAATTAAAGGATGCATTTGATACAGGATATAGAAATCCTTATTTAAAGGAAACACCTTGGGGCTGGTCTATGGATGAACAGGGTCTTCGTTATTCCTTAAATTTATTATATGATCGTTATCAGATTCCGTTAATGATAGTGGAAAATGGTATGGGAATGTATGATAAACTTGAAGAAGATAAAACAGTTCATGATCCTTACCGCATAGATTATTTAAAGCGGCATATCAAAGAGATGGAAAAAGCAATTGACCTTGATGGAGTAGATGTAATGGGTTATACAACATGGGGATGTATTGATCTGGTGAGTGCAGGAACGGGACAGATGGAAAAGCGTTACGGATTCATTTATGTAGATGTAGATGATCAGGGAAATGGATCGTTTGAGAGGTATCGCAAGGATTCCTTTTACTGGTATCAAAAGGTAATTGCAAGTAACGGTAAGGAATTGGATTGA
- a CDS encoding YafY family transcriptional regulator, whose amino-acid sequence MKENRYFQMIYLLLDKGQMTAPELADYFEVSIRTIYRDIDILSAAGIPIYATQGKGGGIAIQDSYVLKKSLLSEQEQKQILMALQGIRVLEDEQINMLLSKLSGVFQRQQGNWLEIDFSTWTKSGAGKHNFQLLQSAIWKSRIVSFSYYSGKGEQTKRIIEPHKLVFKTSDWYLYGYCTLRKDFRFFKLTRIRDLKLQDAEYMRETPEHIFERSDEFEMKTVQVTLLFDAGMSHEVYEKFDEEVSEQEDGSLLVTTILPDNELLYSYVLSCRERVEVLSPPYVRDNVRKRVGKMLEIYKT is encoded by the coding sequence ATGAAGGAAAACAGATATTTTCAAATGATTTATCTTTTATTGGATAAAGGACAAATGACTGCACCAGAGCTGGCAGATTATTTCGAGGTGTCGATCAGAACGATATACCGTGATATTGACATTCTGAGCGCAGCTGGGATTCCGATTTATGCTACACAGGGAAAGGGGGGAGGCATAGCGATTCAGGACAGCTATGTTTTGAAGAAATCACTTCTCAGCGAGCAGGAACAGAAGCAGATTCTCATGGCCCTGCAGGGCATCCGTGTGCTGGAGGATGAGCAGATAAATATGCTGTTATCCAAACTGAGCGGCGTATTTCAAAGACAGCAGGGAAACTGGCTGGAAATAGATTTTTCAACCTGGACAAAAAGTGGCGCGGGAAAACATAATTTTCAATTACTGCAAAGCGCCATATGGAAAAGCAGAATCGTTTCCTTTTCTTATTACAGCGGAAAAGGAGAACAAACCAAACGGATTATTGAACCACATAAGCTTGTTTTCAAGACCTCTGACTGGTATCTGTATGGTTACTGCACGCTGCGTAAGGATTTTCGATTCTTCAAATTAACACGGATAAGAGATCTAAAGCTGCAGGATGCGGAATATATGCGGGAAACACCGGAGCATATCTTTGAAAGATCGGACGAATTTGAGATGAAAACCGTGCAGGTTACCCTTTTGTTTGATGCGGGGATGTCCCATGAGGTATATGAAAAATTCGATGAGGAAGTAAGCGAGCAGGAGGATGGCAGCTTACTGGTGACTACGATTTTACCGGATAATGAGCTATTATACAGCTATGTCCTTTCCTGCCGGGAAAGGGTTGAAGTATTATCACCTCCGTATGTACGTGATAACGTTAGGAAAAGAGTTGGAAAAATGCTGGAAATATATAAAACATGA
- a CDS encoding cysteine hydrolase, translating to MDKALIVIDIQNDITKNYKEIIDNINSAIDWAVAHEIPVVYIRHENLSQGTRTFKPNTRGSELACDLKIVSDRIFTKYKGNALTSEAFSDFVRKHGITDFYLTGADACACVKSTCYNLLKDHYKVTVLSDCITSYDKRKLDEMLQYYEKKGSTIATLQELQKA from the coding sequence ATGGATAAAGCTTTGATTGTAATTGATATTCAAAATGATATCACCAAAAATTATAAGGAGATCATTGATAATATCAACAGCGCTATCGACTGGGCGGTGGCGCATGAAATTCCGGTTGTTTATATACGGCATGAGAATTTATCACAGGGAACAAGAACCTTTAAGCCCAATACGCGTGGTTCTGAATTGGCCTGTGATTTAAAGATTGTATCCGATCGTATTTTCACAAAATACAAGGGGAATGCATTAACCAGTGAAGCATTTTCTGACTTTGTGCGCAAGCATGGAATTACTGATTTTTATTTAACAGGGGCGGATGCCTGCGCGTGTGTAAAATCAACCTGCTATAATTTGCTGAAGGATCACTATAAGGTCACGGTTCTGTCGGATTGTATCACAAGCTATGATAAAAGAAAGCTGGATGAAATGCTGCAATATTACGAGAAAAAAGGCAGTACGATTGCCACACTGCAGGAGCTACAAAAAGCATAG